The Oxalobacteraceae bacterium OTU3CINTB1 genome includes a window with the following:
- the glpD gene encoding glycerol-3-phosphate dehydrogenase: MAEPQHTLDCDVLIVGGGINGAGIARDAAGRGLSVVLCEKDDLASHTSSASTKLIHGGLRYLEYYEFNLVRKALIERETLLRAAPHIMWPMRFVMPHAKGQRPALLIRAGLMLYDLLAKRELLPASSGVNLRCHTAGKPLKPEFQRGFIYSDGWVDDSRLVVLNAIDACEKGATILTQAVCNALVRKAAGWEATLYKPSCGNIRVNARYVVNAAGPWTADLLHAALPKEGGGHLRLIKGSHIVVKRIFEHDNAYIFQHPDGRIVFAIPYERDFTLIGTTDLDYHGDANQVAIGEDEIAYLCQLASQYFVKPIVPADVVWTYSGVRPLVEDGADAKAVTRDYRLEVDNDGPPMLSVFGGKITTFRKLAEEAVDLIAKSLDNRHGAWTHKACLPGGDVYGAEPQNKSVLQFDAWVRTMQARYAWLPPLLVLRYARAYGTRIHTLLCDRTDVADMGEQIAPGLFATEVEYLRRYEWARTAQDILWRRSKLGLHLPADTADKLQDWLNANPMQRT, encoded by the coding sequence ATGGCGGAACCGCAGCACACACTCGATTGCGATGTCCTGATAGTGGGAGGCGGCATCAACGGCGCCGGCATCGCGCGCGACGCGGCGGGGCGGGGGCTATCGGTGGTCTTGTGCGAAAAGGACGACCTGGCGTCGCACACGTCGTCGGCGTCGACCAAGCTGATACATGGCGGCCTGCGTTATCTGGAATACTACGAATTCAACCTGGTGCGCAAGGCGCTGATCGAGCGCGAAACGCTGCTGCGCGCGGCCCCGCACATCATGTGGCCAATGCGCTTCGTGATGCCGCACGCGAAAGGACAGCGTCCGGCGCTGCTGATCCGGGCCGGCTTGATGCTCTACGACCTGCTGGCCAAGCGCGAGCTGTTGCCCGCGTCGTCCGGCGTCAACCTGCGCTGCCACACGGCCGGCAAGCCACTCAAGCCCGAGTTCCAGCGCGGCTTTATCTATTCGGACGGCTGGGTCGACGATTCGCGGCTGGTGGTGCTGAACGCCATCGACGCTTGCGAAAAGGGCGCCACCATCCTGACTCAGGCGGTCTGCAATGCGCTGGTGCGCAAGGCGGCCGGCTGGGAGGCGACCCTGTACAAGCCCAGTTGCGGCAATATCCGCGTCAACGCCCGCTACGTTGTCAACGCCGCCGGCCCCTGGACCGCCGACCTGCTGCACGCGGCGTTGCCGAAGGAGGGCGGCGGCCACCTGCGCCTGATCAAAGGCAGCCATATTGTCGTCAAGCGCATCTTCGAGCATGACAACGCCTATATCTTCCAGCATCCGGACGGGCGCATCGTCTTCGCCATTCCCTACGAGCGCGATTTCACGCTGATCGGCACCACCGACCTCGATTACCACGGCGACGCCAACCAGGTCGCCATCGGCGAGGACGAAATCGCCTACCTGTGCCAGTTGGCCAGCCAGTACTTCGTCAAGCCGATCGTGCCGGCGGACGTGGTGTGGACCTATTCCGGCGTGCGTCCGCTGGTCGAGGATGGCGCCGACGCCAAGGCCGTCACCCGCGATTACCGGCTGGAGGTCGACAACGACGGGCCGCCGATGCTCAGTGTTTTCGGCGGCAAGATCACCACCTTCCGCAAGCTCGCCGAGGAGGCGGTGGATTTGATCGCCAAGTCGCTGGACAACCGCCACGGCGCATGGACGCATAAAGCCTGCCTGCCGGGAGGAGACGTCTACGGCGCCGAGCCGCAGAATAAATCGGTGCTGCAGTTCGACGCGTGGGTGCGCACCATGCAGGCGCGCTATGCGTGGCTGCCGCCGCTGCTGGTGCTGCGCTATGCGCGGGCATATGGCACGCGGATTCATACGCTGCTGTGCGACCGCACCGATGTGGCGGACATGGGCGAGCAGATCGCGCCGGGGTTGTTCGCGACGGAGGTGGAATATCTGCGCCGCTACGAGTGGGCGCGGACGGCGCAGGATATTTTGTGGCGGCGTTCCAAACTGGGCTTGCATCTGCCGGCCGATACCGCCGACAAGCTGCAGGATTGGTTGAACGCCAATCCGATGCAGCGTACGTGA
- a CDS encoding glycoside hydrolase family 15 protein, translating into MAAGAKGKWVAKINPKARERAERDIADHGVIGNLGTIALVACDGAIDYMCWPNLDSPSIFAALLDAEKGGVFELTPEIDDPRIVQMYLPDTNVLLTRWMGSDASAEITDLMIDTADVGETPTRLVRRVTATRGTVTIRMRCAPRYDYARVVPSVAIKKGSVIFSGKGNPSIRLSGDADFIKADGEASANVVLRAGQSVTFMLDEPDEDLADADTIGQLIDATIVRWRAWAAQSTYKGRWRDAVTRSALVLKLLTSRRHGSIAAAATFALPEAKGGVRNWDYRAAWIRDSSFSIYALMRLGYHNEAKDFYRWLGDRALHSSKGGQLQVMYALDGGEIAPERSLDHLSGYGGAAPVRIGNDAVTQLQLDIYGELMDSIYLSNKYGEAISHDRWQGACRVIDYVCRHWNEADAGIWEVRGPPSHHLHSRLMCWVAIDRAIRLASKRSLAAPFTRWIKVRNAIHDDIWSNFWNEKLGHFVEERGGKDLDAALLLMPLVRFVGATDPRWLATLDAIGKRLTDDGMVYRYKRDDGLPGKEGAFSACSFWYVECLARAGRMDEARMIFEKLLKYANHLQLYAEEFDERAKLIGNFPQGFTHLALVSAAFYIDREMEGRGQRDWPA; encoded by the coding sequence ATGGCCGCCGGCGCAAAAGGCAAATGGGTCGCCAAAATCAACCCGAAGGCCCGGGAACGCGCCGAACGTGACATCGCCGACCACGGCGTGATCGGCAACCTTGGCACCATCGCGCTGGTGGCCTGCGACGGCGCCATCGACTACATGTGCTGGCCGAACCTCGACAGTCCCAGCATCTTCGCAGCGCTCCTCGATGCGGAAAAAGGCGGCGTGTTCGAACTGACGCCGGAAATCGACGATCCGCGCATCGTGCAAATGTACCTGCCCGACACCAACGTCCTGCTGACCCGCTGGATGGGCAGCGACGCCAGCGCCGAAATCACCGACCTGATGATCGACACGGCCGATGTCGGCGAGACCCCTACGCGGCTGGTGCGGCGGGTGACCGCCACCCGCGGCACCGTCACCATCCGCATGCGATGTGCGCCGCGCTACGACTACGCGCGCGTGGTGCCGTCTGTCGCGATCAAAAAAGGTAGTGTGATCTTTTCCGGCAAAGGCAATCCATCGATTCGCCTGAGCGGCGACGCCGATTTTATTAAGGCTGACGGCGAGGCGAGCGCCAACGTGGTGCTGCGCGCCGGTCAGAGTGTCACCTTCATGCTCGACGAACCGGACGAAGACTTGGCCGACGCCGACACCATCGGCCAGCTGATCGACGCCACCATCGTCCGCTGGCGCGCGTGGGCGGCGCAATCGACCTACAAGGGCCGCTGGCGCGACGCCGTCACCCGTTCGGCGCTGGTGCTCAAGCTGTTGACGTCGCGCCGCCATGGCTCCATCGCCGCCGCCGCGACCTTCGCGCTGCCGGAGGCCAAAGGCGGTGTGCGCAACTGGGACTACCGCGCCGCGTGGATACGCGACTCGTCGTTCTCGATCTACGCGCTGATGCGGCTCGGTTATCACAACGAAGCCAAGGACTTCTACCGCTGGCTGGGCGATCGCGCGCTCCACTCCAGCAAGGGCGGGCAGCTGCAGGTGATGTATGCGCTGGACGGCGGAGAGATCGCGCCGGAACGCTCGCTGGATCACTTGTCCGGCTATGGCGGCGCGGCGCCGGTCCGCATCGGCAACGACGCCGTCACGCAACTGCAGCTCGACATCTACGGCGAGTTGATGGACTCGATCTACCTCAGTAACAAGTACGGTGAAGCGATTTCGCATGACCGCTGGCAGGGAGCCTGCCGGGTGATCGACTATGTTTGCCGGCACTGGAACGAGGCCGACGCGGGCATTTGGGAGGTGCGCGGCCCGCCAAGCCATCATTTGCATTCGCGGCTGATGTGCTGGGTGGCGATCGACCGGGCGATAAGGCTGGCCAGCAAACGCTCGCTAGCGGCGCCGTTCACGCGCTGGATCAAGGTGCGCAACGCCATCCACGATGACATCTGGTCCAATTTCTGGAACGAGAAGCTGGGGCATTTCGTCGAGGAGCGCGGCGGCAAGGATCTGGACGCGGCCTTGTTGCTGATGCCTTTGGTGCGCTTCGTCGGCGCCACCGATCCGCGCTGGCTCGCCACCCTGGACGCTATCGGCAAACGGCTCACCGATGACGGCATGGTGTACCGCTACAAGCGCGACGACGGCTTGCCGGGCAAGGAAGGCGCGTTCTCGGCGTGTTCGTTCTGGTATGTGGAATGCCTGGCGCGCGCCGGTCGCATGGACGAGGCACGGATGATCTTTGAAAAGCTGCTGAAGTACGCAAATCACTTGCAGCTTTATGCGGAGGAATTTGACGAGCGTGCCAAATTGATCGGCAATTTCCCGCAAGGGTTCACGCATTTGGCACTGGTCAGCGCCGCCTTCTACATCGACCGCGAGATGGAGGGTCGCGGCCAACGGGATTGGCCAGCGTGA
- the ppnN gene encoding nucleotide 5'-monophosphate nucleosidase PpnN, which translates to MEHDVIDTLISPEGQLEILSKAEVNKLLDTSQGGLYNVFRNCALAVLNCGSTIDDGKELLERYESFSISIVQRERGIKLDIKGAPAIAFVDGKMIKGIHEHLFAVLRDIVFVSNEVTDTQKFDMNRTEDITDAVFHILRNAGVLKPMLNPNLVVCWGGHSINRAEYNYSKEVGYQMGLRDLDICTGCGPGAMKGPMKGATIGHAKQRLSHGRYLGITEPGIIAAESPNPIVNELVIMPDIEKRLEAFVRTGHGIVVFPGGAGTAEEILYILGILLHPDNAEIPFPLVFTGPETSREYFVQINQFILDTLGPEAQQRYKIIIDDPELVAREMQAGIKQVREFRKSRSDAYYYNWGLKIDREFQKPFAPTHENMRNLSLHKNQEVHLLAANLRRAFSGVVAGNVKDEGIRAIEKFGHFEIHGDREIMGPMDALLASFVEQSRMKLAGKAYTPCYRVIQ; encoded by the coding sequence ATGGAACATGACGTTATCGATACTTTGATTTCGCCCGAAGGACAGCTGGAGATCCTGTCGAAGGCGGAAGTGAACAAGCTGCTCGACACTAGCCAGGGCGGCCTATATAACGTCTTCCGCAATTGCGCACTGGCCGTGCTCAATTGCGGCAGCACCATCGACGACGGCAAGGAGCTGCTGGAGCGTTACGAGTCCTTCTCGATCAGCATCGTGCAGCGCGAGCGCGGCATCAAGCTCGACATCAAGGGCGCGCCGGCGATCGCCTTCGTCGACGGCAAAATGATCAAAGGCATCCACGAACACCTGTTCGCGGTGCTGCGCGATATCGTCTTCGTCAGCAACGAGGTGACCGATACGCAGAAGTTCGACATGAACCGCACCGAGGACATCACCGACGCGGTCTTCCACATCCTGCGCAACGCGGGCGTGCTCAAGCCGATGCTGAACCCGAATCTGGTGGTGTGCTGGGGCGGACACTCGATCAACCGCGCCGAGTATAACTACTCGAAGGAAGTGGGCTATCAAATGGGCCTGCGCGACCTGGACATCTGCACCGGCTGCGGTCCGGGCGCGATGAAAGGCCCGATGAAGGGCGCCACCATCGGCCACGCCAAGCAGCGCCTGTCGCATGGCCGCTACCTGGGCATTACGGAACCGGGCATCATCGCCGCCGAATCGCCGAACCCGATCGTCAATGAACTGGTGATCATGCCGGATATCGAGAAGCGTCTGGAGGCGTTCGTGCGCACCGGTCATGGCATCGTCGTGTTCCCGGGCGGCGCCGGCACGGCCGAGGAGATCCTGTACATCCTGGGTATCCTGCTGCATCCGGATAACGCGGAGATTCCGTTCCCGCTGGTGTTCACCGGACCGGAGACGTCGCGCGAGTACTTCGTGCAGATCAACCAATTCATCCTCGACACCTTGGGACCTGAAGCGCAGCAGCGCTACAAGATCATCATCGACGATCCGGAACTGGTGGCGCGCGAGATGCAGGCCGGGATCAAGCAGGTGCGCGAATTCCGCAAGAGCCGTAGCGACGCTTACTACTACAACTGGGGCCTGAAGATCGACCGCGAGTTCCAGAAGCCGTTCGCGCCGACGCACGAGAACATGCGCAATCTGAGCCTGCACAAGAACCAGGAAGTGCATCTGCTGGCGGCGAATCTGCGTCGGGCGTTTTCGGGTGTGGTCGCGGGTAACGTCAAGGACGAGGGGATCCGCGCGATCGAAAAGTTCGGCCATTTCGAGATCCATGGCGACAGGGAGATCATGGGGCCGATGGACGCGCTGCTGGCGTCGTTCGTCGAGCAAAGCCGGATGAAGTTGGCGGGCAAGGCGTACACGCCGTGCTATCGGGTGATCCAATAA
- a CDS encoding triacylglycerol lipase — protein MKNRFWKYVSMALIAITALPAPSWAAGYTQTKYPIVMVHGFLGFESVGPLEYFYGITSALRSGGAKVYVTTVSAANSTEVRGEQMLTQVKQILAVTGAAKVNLIGHSHGGPTARYVASVRPDLVASVTSVGGVNKGSKVADILMDNAPGASTVVLGAVANLMSIVSNNTGKPQDARAAMTSLTTAGSLAFNARHPEGVPLSACGEGAYQEGGVYYFSWSGGKQLTNVLDPLDAPLALTALAFNGEKNDGLVASCSSHLGRVIRDDYAMNHLDEINQTAGLVSLFETSPVTVFRQQANRLQGLGL, from the coding sequence ATGAAGAATCGCTTCTGGAAATACGTATCAATGGCCCTCATCGCCATCACCGCCCTGCCCGCGCCGTCCTGGGCCGCCGGCTACACCCAAACCAAGTATCCGATCGTGATGGTGCACGGCTTTTTGGGCTTCGAGAGCGTCGGACCGCTTGAATATTTTTACGGTATCACCTCCGCCCTGCGCAGCGGGGGCGCCAAGGTCTACGTAACGACCGTCTCCGCCGCCAACAGCACCGAGGTGCGCGGCGAGCAGATGCTCACCCAGGTCAAGCAAATCCTGGCGGTCACCGGCGCGGCCAAGGTCAACCTGATCGGGCATAGCCACGGCGGTCCGACGGCCCGCTACGTGGCCTCGGTCAGGCCGGACCTGGTGGCCTCGGTCACCAGCGTGGGCGGCGTGAACAAGGGCTCGAAGGTGGCCGATATCCTGATGGACAACGCTCCCGGCGCCAGCACCGTGGTGCTCGGTGCGGTCGCCAATCTGATGAGCATCGTGTCGAACAACACCGGCAAGCCGCAGGACGCCAGGGCGGCCATGACGTCGCTCACCACCGCCGGCTCGCTGGCGTTCAACGCCCGCCATCCTGAGGGCGTGCCGTTGTCGGCCTGCGGCGAAGGCGCGTATCAAGAGGGCGGCGTCTACTACTTCTCCTGGAGCGGCGGCAAACAGCTCACCAACGTGCTCGATCCGCTCGACGCGCCGCTCGCGCTGACGGCGCTGGCCTTCAACGGCGAGAAAAACGATGGCCTGGTCGCCAGTTGTTCGAGTCATCTCGGCCGCGTGATCCGCGACGACTACGCAATGAACCACCTCGACGAAATCAACCAGACGGCCGGCTTGGTCAGCCTGTTCGAAACCAGTCCGGTGACGGTGTTCCGCCAGCAGGCCAACCGCCTGCAGGGCCTGGGCCTCTAG
- a CDS encoding oligopeptide:H+ symporter: MSGATTTNTEVAIPEFKQIMGHPAPLWMLFMTEFWERFAFYGIRWALVLYVVAQFYNGDSSGESAANLVYGSYLALVYAAALFGGYVADRVLGYQRSILVGAAFMAAGLFMIAFPDQTVFKLGLATIIVGNGMFKPNISTMVGKLYSTGDTRRDSGFTIFYMGINSGAMVAPVLTEWLATAVFGTNGMPAYKVVFMSAGVGMLISLVWFFIGRRKLQGIGAPDAQTSDPKRLVYVVLGSLCVIPVVYMLLAAGAKSLQAVLTVLFILLAIMLMVEGIKNGKVARDRVIAMLLIFFFNIMFWMFFEQAGSSFTFLAEKIVDREMFNWTFPVAWFQTVNSLAIITFAPLIAFIWVAMRNKNPSIPRKFGLGLLFNGAAFGLLMYALSMLVNIDNKIPFWTLFMVYVLQSIGELCLSPIGLSMVTKLAPTRLVGLGMGGWFLSTGIGNNLSGIFASAVSGESGMSVTSALSGYTFGFYSLMAGGVLLFLIAPLIQKLMHGVK, encoded by the coding sequence ATGAGCGGTGCTACCACCACCAACACGGAAGTTGCCATTCCCGAGTTCAAACAGATCATGGGCCACCCGGCCCCGCTCTGGATGTTGTTCATGACCGAATTCTGGGAGCGTTTCGCTTTCTACGGCATCCGTTGGGCGCTCGTGCTCTACGTCGTCGCACAATTCTATAACGGCGATTCGTCCGGCGAATCGGCCGCCAACCTGGTCTACGGCTCCTACCTCGCGCTGGTCTACGCCGCCGCGCTGTTCGGCGGCTATGTCGCCGACCGCGTGCTGGGATACCAGCGCTCCATCCTGGTCGGCGCGGCCTTCATGGCCGCCGGCCTGTTCATGATCGCCTTCCCCGACCAGACGGTGTTCAAGCTTGGCCTGGCCACCATCATCGTCGGTAACGGCATGTTCAAGCCGAACATCTCGACCATGGTCGGCAAGCTGTACTCCACCGGCGACACGCGCCGCGACTCCGGCTTCACCATTTTCTACATGGGGATCAACTCCGGCGCGATGGTCGCCCCGGTACTGACCGAGTGGCTCGCCACTGCGGTCTTCGGCACCAACGGCATGCCCGCTTACAAAGTGGTGTTCATGTCGGCCGGCGTCGGCATGTTGATCAGTCTTGTGTGGTTCTTCATCGGCCGGCGCAAGCTGCAAGGCATCGGCGCCCCGGACGCGCAAACCAGCGATCCGAAACGCCTGGTTTACGTCGTCCTTGGCTCGCTGTGCGTGATCCCGGTGGTCTACATGCTGCTCGCCGCCGGCGCCAAGAGCCTGCAGGCCGTGTTGACGGTGCTATTCATCCTGCTGGCGATCATGCTGATGGTCGAGGGGATCAAGAACGGCAAGGTCGCGCGCGACCGCGTCATCGCCATGCTGCTGATCTTCTTCTTCAATATCATGTTCTGGATGTTCTTCGAACAGGCCGGCAGCTCGTTCACCTTCCTGGCCGAGAAAATCGTCGACCGCGAAATGTTCAACTGGACCTTCCCGGTGGCGTGGTTCCAGACCGTGAACTCGCTGGCGATCATCACCTTCGCGCCGTTGATCGCCTTCATCTGGGTCGCCATGCGCAACAAGAACCCGTCAATCCCGCGCAAGTTCGGCCTGGGCCTGCTGTTCAATGGCGCCGCCTTCGGCCTGCTGATGTACGCGCTGTCGATGCTGGTCAATATCGACAACAAGATCCCGTTCTGGACCCTGTTCATGGTCTACGTGCTGCAATCGATCGGTGAGCTGTGCCTGTCGCCGATCGGCCTGTCGATGGTGACCAAGCTGGCGCCGACGCGCCTGGTCGGCCTGGGCATGGGCGGCTGGTTCCTGTCGACCGGTATCGGCAACAACCTGTCGGGCATCTTCGCCTCGGCGGTGTCAGGCGAAAGCGGCATGTCGGTGACCTCCGCGCTGTCCGGCTACACCTTCGGCTTCTATTCGCTGATGGCCGGCGGCGTGCTGCTGTTCCTCATCGCGCCGTTGATTCAAAAGCTGATGCACGGCGTGAAGTAA
- a CDS encoding lipase chaperone, translating to MHTNVKRAGIAALLLAGCVLYFSRDEATPAPPQRREPGSAPFAFVPSMEGTRPDGDIKTLAGDQLVVDAELGHLFDYYLAGLGEKGLDAIRTEIERELDRRLKPGPARQAKQLLSSYLAYKQALAGVESTLAPSGDVARSARARLAAMRALRSTYFTPEQSAGLFGATDIADDDAVARLEVDVDKTLSAEQKQAKVAELDRRMPPALREEREAPAKIIRLEESVAQLRAGGAGDNEVYSVRAAAFSPEAAARLADVDRDEAAWKARIGAYQTQRATLLAQPAQQKDAALQRLRDASFTPEEQRRLGAYE from the coding sequence ATGCACACGAACGTGAAGAGAGCCGGGATCGCCGCCCTGCTGCTGGCCGGCTGCGTGCTGTATTTCAGCCGCGACGAGGCGACGCCCGCGCCGCCGCAGAGGCGGGAGCCAGGTTCCGCCCCCTTCGCGTTCGTGCCCTCGATGGAAGGCACGCGCCCGGACGGCGACATCAAGACGCTGGCCGGCGACCAGCTGGTGGTCGACGCGGAACTCGGGCATCTGTTCGACTATTATCTGGCGGGGCTCGGCGAGAAGGGCCTGGACGCGATCCGGACGGAGATCGAGCGGGAGCTCGATCGGCGCCTCAAGCCCGGACCGGCGCGGCAGGCCAAACAGCTGCTGTCAAGTTACCTGGCCTATAAACAGGCGCTGGCGGGCGTCGAATCGACGCTGGCGCCGTCGGGCGACGTGGCGCGCTCGGCGCGCGCGCGGCTGGCGGCGATGCGCGCCCTGCGCTCGACGTATTTCACCCCCGAGCAAAGCGCAGGCCTGTTCGGCGCGACCGATATCGCGGACGACGACGCGGTGGCGCGGCTGGAGGTGGACGTCGACAAGACCTTGAGCGCGGAACAGAAACAGGCCAAAGTGGCGGAGCTGGACCGGCGCATGCCGCCGGCCTTGCGCGAGGAGCGCGAGGCGCCCGCAAAAATCATCCGTCTGGAGGAATCCGTGGCGCAGCTGCGGGCCGGCGGTGCGGGCGACAATGAGGTCTACAGCGTGCGCGCGGCGGCGTTTTCGCCGGAGGCGGCAGCGCGCCTGGCCGACGTCGACCGCGACGAGGCGGCGTGGAAAGCCCGCATCGGCGCCTATCAAACGCAGCGCGCGACATTGCTGGCGCAACCGGCGCAACAGAAAGACGCCGCGCTACAACGCCTGCGCGATGCAAGCTTCACCCCGGAGGAACAGCGCCGCCTCGGCGCCTACGAATAA
- a CDS encoding PBP1A family penicillin-binding protein yields the protein MTRRNAIRGFIVAGAAALIAGGLLLAYLLLIVAPNLPALDAVTDYRPKIPLRVYTADNALIGEFGEEHRDFVPIKDMPELMKKAVLAIEDKRFYDHNGIDWRRALGAARANVGGGSRRQGGSTITMQVARNFFLTRDKFYGRKLNEVMLALKIEAALSKDEILELYMNQIYLGQRSYGFGSAAQTYFGKSIKELDVAEMAMLAGLPQNPARHNPAVNPKRAKQRQRVVLASMRDLDYITEDQYQKALHQTLRVSTRGQQFETHAEYVAELARQVVYAQFKEDSYTKGISVYTTILKADQDAAYESVRRNVLNYDQRHGYRGPEAFITLPAGEEERDDAIEEALQKRPSSDRLIPAVVLEAGPKAVKVQNPAGEEITITGDGLRLAAGALTDKAKDAVRLRPGAVIRIMQGNKDAWSISQVPLVAAAFVSIDAVSGGYHALVGGFDYNLQKFNHVTQAWRQPGSAIKPFVYSASLEKGFSPATLLNDAPLDLTSAETGNEPWSPRNDDGKFDGPITMRYALAESKNVVSVRILRSITVPYAHNYLGKFGFDLAKHPKNLTMALGTGSVTPAQMAGAYSVFANGGYAVEPYLIAKIVDGEGKIISEAKPRTTLPDEARVIDPRNAFVTDSMMREVTRTGTGGAVARLGRHDMAGKTGTSSEAVDGWFAGYGGGIVAVSWMGYDDSKSLGGKEFGATVALPIWIDYMKVAMKGRPPQDRPVPAGMTQVGGEWLYDEFTGDAARTTLDIEETPPGAENMVPMATGAENIAPVPAPAPAPRSQ from the coding sequence ATGACCCGCCGTAACGCCATCCGGGGCTTTATCGTGGCCGGCGCGGCCGCCCTGATCGCCGGCGGCCTGCTGCTGGCCTACCTGCTGCTGATCGTGGCGCCCAATCTGCCGGCGCTCGACGCCGTGACCGACTACCGGCCCAAAATTCCGCTGCGCGTCTACACCGCCGATAACGCCCTGATTGGCGAATTCGGCGAGGAACACCGCGACTTCGTCCCGATCAAGGACATGCCAGAGCTGATGAAAAAAGCGGTGCTGGCCATCGAGGACAAGCGTTTTTATGACCATAATGGCATCGACTGGCGCCGCGCGCTGGGTGCGGCGCGCGCCAATGTGGGCGGCGGGTCGCGCCGCCAGGGCGGTTCCACCATCACCATGCAGGTGGCGCGCAATTTTTTCCTGACCCGCGACAAATTCTACGGCCGCAAGCTCAATGAGGTCATGCTGGCACTGAAGATCGAGGCGGCGCTGAGCAAGGACGAGATCCTGGAGCTGTACATGAACCAGATCTACCTGGGCCAGCGCTCGTACGGCTTTGGCAGCGCGGCGCAGACCTATTTCGGCAAATCGATCAAGGAGCTCGATGTCGCCGAAATGGCCATGCTGGCCGGCCTGCCGCAAAACCCGGCCCGCCACAACCCGGCGGTCAATCCGAAACGCGCCAAACAACGCCAGCGCGTGGTGCTGGCGTCGATGCGCGACCTCGATTACATCACCGAAGACCAGTACCAGAAGGCGCTGCACCAGACCTTGCGCGTGAGTACCCGCGGGCAGCAGTTCGAGACCCATGCCGAATACGTGGCCGAACTGGCGCGTCAGGTCGTCTACGCCCAGTTCAAGGAGGACTCGTACACCAAGGGGATCAGCGTCTACACCACCATCCTCAAGGCGGACCAGGACGCGGCGTATGAATCGGTGCGCCGCAATGTGCTCAACTACGACCAGCGCCACGGCTATCGCGGCCCGGAGGCCTTCATCACGCTGCCGGCCGGCGAGGAGGAGCGCGACGACGCCATCGAGGAAGCGCTGCAGAAGCGCCCGAGCAGCGACCGCCTGATTCCGGCCGTGGTGCTGGAAGCGGGTCCGAAAGCGGTCAAGGTGCAGAACCCGGCCGGCGAGGAGATCACCATCACCGGCGACGGCCTGCGCCTGGCCGCCGGCGCCCTCACCGACAAGGCAAAGGACGCCGTGCGCCTGCGGCCCGGGGCGGTGATCCGCATCATGCAGGGTAATAAGGACGCCTGGTCGATCTCGCAGGTGCCGCTGGTGGCGGCGGCCTTCGTGTCCATCGACGCCGTCAGCGGCGGCTACCACGCCCTGGTCGGCGGCTTCGATTACAACCTGCAGAAGTTCAACCACGTCACGCAGGCCTGGCGCCAGCCCGGTTCCGCGATCAAGCCTTTCGTCTATTCGGCCTCGCTGGAAAAGGGCTTTTCGCCGGCGACACTGCTGAACGACGCGCCGCTCGACCTGACCAGCGCCGAAACGGGCAACGAGCCATGGAGCCCGCGCAACGACGACGGCAAATTCGACGGCCCGATCACCATGCGCTACGCGCTGGCCGAATCGAAGAACGTGGTGTCGGTGCGCATCCTGCGTTCGATCACCGTGCCTTACGCGCACAACTACCTGGGCAAGTTCGGTTTCGACCTGGCCAAGCATCCGAAGAACCTGACCATGGCGCTGGGCACCGGCTCGGTCACGCCGGCGCAGATGGCCGGCGCCTACTCGGTGTTCGCCAATGGCGGCTACGCGGTCGAGCCGTATCTGATCGCCAAAATCGTCGATGGCGAGGGCAAGATCATCAGCGAGGCCAAGCCCCGCACCACCCTGCCCGACGAGGCCCGAGTGATCGATCCGCGCAACGCCTTTGTCACCGACAGCATGATGCGCGAAGTGACGCGCACCGGCACCGGCGGCGCCGTGGCGCGCCTGGGCCGTCACGACATGGCCGGCAAAACCGGCACCTCCAGCGAAGCGGTCGACGGCTGGTTCGCCGGCTACGGCGGCGGCATCGTGGCGGTATCGTGGATGGGTTACGACGATTCGAAATCGTTGGGCGGCAAGGAGTTCGGCGCCACCGTGGCGCTGCCGATCTGGATCGATTACATGAAGGTGGCGATGAAGGGCCGTCCGCCGCAGGACCGGCCGGTCCCGGCGGGCATGACGCAAGTCGGCGGCGAGTGGCTGTACGACGAATTCACCGGCGACGCGGCGCGCACCACGCTGGACATCGAGGAGACGCCACCGGGCGCCGAGAACATGGTGCCGATGGCGACCGGCGCGGAGAACATCGCGCCGGTACCGGCGCCAGCGCCGGCGCCGCGCAGCCAGTAA